The following coding sequences lie in one Polyodon spathula isolate WHYD16114869_AA chromosome 37, ASM1765450v1, whole genome shotgun sequence genomic window:
- the LOC121304124 gene encoding protein FAM187B-like, which yields MSTTAPFSLVHLLLLALALPCIRTQGDTAWSCRDNRPCETAFISLNPVFLDCPNAPNHQRISWHYLNLTEKYSKSMAFIDAKGPVKDLEQKPALRRLASMAKLIEDDLKLKEPLVSDLGAFLCQEGDKVLAYYEIDFQDVLKLHVCYADLGQETLGNATVDLGGGKHVEIYTRWSEWQACDRCGSLGERKRVGFCYARMLAGSTEVKPPLPCGLMKLKLEEMGKLMKRGPELRIESCMVECMKEQDLRKNKETPILLLDTYLTRLHEPVELKCPRASIYK from the coding sequence ATGTCCACAACTGCCCCCTTCTCTCTAGTCCATCTCCTGCTTCTTGCCCTCGCTCTCCCCTGTATTCGCACTCAAGGAGACACGGCCTGGTCTTGCCGTGACAACCGCCCCTGTGAAACAGCCTTCATCTCTCTTAACCCTGTTTTCCTGGACTGCCCCAATGCGCCAAACCACCAGCGCATCTCCTGGCACTATCTAAACCTCACGGAGAAGTACAGCAAATCCATGGCCTTCATTGACGCCAAAGGGCCGGTCAAGGATCTCGAGCAGAAACCAGCTCTCCGGCGCCTGGCCTCCATGGCCAAACTGATAGAGGATGACCTGAAGCTGAAGGAACCCCTTGTCTCCGATTTGGGGGCGTTCCTGTGCCAAGAAGGGGACAAAGTCTTAGCCTATTATGAGATCGACTTCCAAGACGTTCTAAAGCTACATGTGTGCTACGCAGACCTGGGACAAGAGACCCTTGGTAACGCCACGGTGGATTTAGGAGGTGGGAAGCACGTTGAGATCTATACTCGGTGGAGCGAGTGGCAGGCCTGTGATCGCTGTGGGTCTCTGGGGGAGCGGAAGAGAGTGGGATTCTGCTATGCTCGCATGCTGGCCGGCTCCACAGAGGTGAAGCCCCCGCTCCCCTGTGGTCTCATGAAGCTGAAGCTGGAGGAAATGGGGAAACTGATGAAGCGAGGCCCAGAGCTCAGGATAGAGAGCTGCATGGTGGAGTGCATGAAGGAACAGGACCTGAGGAAGAACAAAGAGACCCCTATTCTGCTCCTGGATACCTACCTCACCCGGCTTCACGAACCAGTCGAGCTGAAATGCCCCAGAGCTTCCATTTACAAGTAG
- the LOC121304166 gene encoding protein FAM187B-like has product MSWAFLFISLLASVLRVENYQIALASHNPATLFCPNGSQHNELTWQYQSLDGNKPKTMWSNKGLVINVKDPRLLNLQSRAVMRFGDLKLQNPKIKDSGGYICKGEQETLVHYKVEIQEVYELHISHAGLGQKVRSNLTKDLGDGRQMEVFTHWNSWQACDRCGSEGERKRVGFCYGRVTQHSVPVWDALPCGLMRIRLEALGKEFTGFGPELRIEFCNVTCSDAESGAFLQEMGLNFVEKHQVQTNHDASLTCPGASLYSPLYWMKDSHPVTHLELLKQDDRHSLDRATAGGTYRISQVMVNDSGKYLCYVSRTLTKGYQLEVQVHKQEAEYRDVFNMDVFIVLTVTAFLFLLVGLVKYYYRDVSEGCAKHTEMTADEKTTYEMKEAECLME; this is encoded by the exons ATGAGCTGGGCCTTCCTTTTCATCAGTCTGCTGGCGAGTGTTCTACGGGTTGAGAACTATCAGATAGCCTTGGCTTCCCATAACCCAGCCACCTTGTTTTGTCCAAATGGTTCTCAACACAACGAATTAACTTGGCAGTATCAAAGCCTGGATGGGAACAAACCCAAGACCATGTGGTCCAACAAGGGCCTGGTGATAAATGTCAAGGATCCCCGTTTGTTGAATCTCCAGTCAAGGGCCGTCATGCGTTTTGGAGACTTGAAGTTACAAAACCCCAAGATCAAGGATTCAGGTGGCTACATCTGCAAAGGTGAGCAGGAGACTCTAGTTCACTACAAAGTGGAGATTCAAGAGGTCTATGAACTCCACATTTCCCACGCCGGCTTAGGGCAGAAGGTACGATCGAACTTGACCAAGGATTTAGGAGACGGCAGGCAGATGGAAGTCTTTACGCACTGGAACAGCTGGCAGGCTTGCGATCGATGTGGCTccgagggagagaggaagagggttGGGTTCTGTTACGGAAGGGTAACCCAGCACAGCGTTCCGGTTTGGGATGCTCTTCCGTGCGGTCTGATGAGGATCAGGCTTGAAGCGCTGGGGAAGGAGTTCACAGGTTTTGGCCCAGAGCTCAGGATCGAGTTCTGCAATGTAACCTGTTCAGACGCGGAAAGTGGAGCATTCCTCCAAGAAATGGGTTTGAATTTTGTGGAGAAACACCAAGTTCAAACCAACCATGATGCAAGTTTGACATGCCCCGGTGCCTCCCTTTACAG CCCACTGTACTGGATGAAAGACTCTCACCCGGTCACCCATCTTGAACTGCTGAAGCAGGACGACAGGCACTCATTGGACAGAGCGACAGCTGGCGGGACCTACCGCATCAGCCAAGTGATGGTGAATGATTCCGGAAAATACCTTTGCTATGTCAGCAGAACCTTGACCAAAGGTTACCAACTGGAGGTGCAGGTACACAAACAGGAAGCAGAATACAGAGATGTGTTTAACATGGACGTGTTTATTGTGTTGACAGTAACGGCTTTCCTTTTTCTGCTTGTTGGGTTAGTGAAGTATTACTACCGGGATGTAAGCGAAGGGTGTGCAAAGCATACAGAGATGACAGCGGATGAAAAGACGACATACGAAATGAAAGAGGCAGAATGTCTAATGGAATAA
- the LOC121304408 gene encoding pleckstrin homology-like domain family B member 3, which produces MDVQVMETMPIQSVLSPLHTSTNLNQGVKAVAVSGRQDLEKNAVEGTSHSSPSSSSSTSFSSNSSSGDETDNEETSSTESAQNRTAGAPEDLRNASGQDTGHLQVLTLIAKLDRRITDLGQQQEELQIEMEVEVALLEGEMQMEKAELNKETELLDTLQKRLQDMEQKYQSEREKVQHAATAIHTI; this is translated from the exons ATGGACGTACAGGTCATGGAAACGATGCCGATCCAATCGGTGCTCAGCCCTTTGCACACGTCGACCAATCTGAATCAAGGCGTGAAGGCTGTGGCCGTGTCTGGACGTCAGGATCTGGAGAAGAATGCAGTGGAGGGGACCTCCCATTCCAGTCCCAGCTCCAGTTCTTCCACCAGTTTCTCTTCAAATTCCAGCTCGGGAGACGAGACAGACAACGAGGAAACGAGCAGCACAGAGAGTGCGCAGAATAGG ACAGCAGGAGCACCAGAGGACCTGCGCAATGCAAGCGGGCAGGATACAGGACACCTACAGGTGCTGACCCTGATCGCCAAGCTGGATCGGCGAATCACAGACCTAGGTCAGCAGCAGGAAGAGCTTCAAATTGAG ATGGAGGTGGAAGTGGCCTTGCTGGAAGGGGAGATGCAGATGGAGAAAGCGGAGTTGAACAAGGAGACAGAGCTGCTGGACACACTGCAGAAGAGACTCCAGGACATGGAGCAGAAATACCAGTCTGAGAGGGAGAAGGTACAGCATGCAGCCACCGCCATTCACACCATCTAA